Part of the Mycolicibacterium mengxianglii genome is shown below.
TGACCGTCAGGGCCACGGCGGCGACGAAGGACTTACCCGCCAAGCCCGGCATGCATCTCCCAAACCAGGATCTCGGCGGGTTCGGTGGCGGTGACCCGCTGTCCGCCCGAGGCGGTGAAACGCACCGCGTCGCCTTCGTGCAGCGGGCCGGCTCCTTCGAGGGTGACTTCGCCGCGCGGCACGAACAGGTGCAGGTAGGGCGCTTCCGGAAGGTGGACTGTCTCGCCGGACTGCAACCGCGCACCGTGCAGCGCGGCATACCGGTTACGGATGCCGATGGCCGTCTCGCCCTGATGCTCGGGCATGCCGGAGGCGATGGTGACCAGTTTTCCGCGCATCAACTCGTCGTCGATCTCGAGTTGCTGGTAGCCCGGAGTGATCCCGGATTCGTCGGGAACCACCCACATCTGGACGAAATGGACTGGCTCGTCATGGTCTTCGCCGCCGGTGAGGCGCCAGGAGTCGTTCTTCTCGGAATGCATGATGCCCTTGCCCGCCGACATCCGCTGGGCCAGGCCGGGATAGATCACCCCGGAATTTCCGGTGGAGTCCTGATGGACCAGCGAGCCGCGCAACACCCAGGTGATGATCTCCATGTCGCGGTGCGGGTGGGTGTCAAAACCGCTGCCCGGCTTGACGATATCGTCGTTGTTCACCAAGAGGAGACCGTGGTGGGTGTTCCCCGGATCGTAGTTGTGGCCGAACGAGAACGAATGCTTGGAATCGAGCCACGCGATCTGCGTCTTGGCGCGGTCGCCGGCACGGCGGATATCAACTGCGGTTGCGGTGGTCATCTGCACTCCTCGTGACGTGGTCGCCAGCCTAGCGCGGCCGACGATCGCGACAACGTGGATGACACGTCATG
Proteins encoded:
- a CDS encoding pirin family protein produces the protein MTTATAVDIRRAGDRAKTQIAWLDSKHSFSFGHNYDPGNTHHGLLLVNNDDIVKPGSGFDTHPHRDMEIITWVLRGSLVHQDSTGNSGVIYPGLAQRMSAGKGIMHSEKNDSWRLTGGEDHDEPVHFVQMWVVPDESGITPGYQQLEIDDELMRGKLVTIASGMPEHQGETAIGIRNRYAALHGARLQSGETVHLPEAPYLHLFVPRGEVTLEGAGPLHEGDAVRFTASGGQRVTATEPAEILVWEMHAGLGG